The following proteins are co-located in the Plasmodium brasilianum strain Bolivian I chromosome 11, whole genome shotgun sequence genome:
- a CDS encoding NADH-cytochrome b5 reductase, which translates to MKNALSASFSLITANLVAVVIFLLSLTSFYFFAKNKEDKTKKLFLIYSRKHKYEELDEGSKKDIARKYFLDGKSHSLMLQKIITLTNTVKIFIFSYPYEYDYFGLGICKHIKFKGVNIDGKIKGQWNNNEDKEKDLKEIFRSYTPVYIDKKNKHVHFIIRIYNQNKNYIDGGKMSIQLNKLHYKDEIEIAGPFGLLEYKGNNEFSYLSKVVKIKKHIVMIAGGTGMTPFFRLINHLLLTKGTEKKEQYPPYITFIYANRNEEEILLKPVFDEYDKAFENFKIVYSVDECLDSKTKGMFENVGYINNELLKKYVLKYEKLDQHINKDDTLILLCGPPPMTTFLKKILKDQIKMENIITL; encoded by the exons atgaaaaatgcaCTGAGCGCAAGCTTTTCCCTTATCACCGCAAACCTTGTGGCTGTAGTAATTTTTCTGCTGTCCCTGAcgtccttttatttttttgcaaagAATAAAGAGGAtaagacaaaaaaattattcctcATATATTCAAGGAAGCATAAATATGAGGAGTTAGATGAAGGGAGTAAAAAAGATATTGCtaggaaatattttttagatGGGAAAAGTCATTCGTTGATGctgcaaaaaataataacattaacAAACACAGTGAagatattcattttttcatatccTTATGAGTATGATTATTTTGGCCTTGgcatatgtaaacatataaaatttaagggGGTAAATATAGATGGCAAAATAAAGGGACAATGGaataataatgaagataaagaaaaagatttaaaagaaatatttagaaGTTATACACCTGtttatatagataaaaagaataaacatgttcattttattattcgtATATATAATCAAAACAAGAATTATATAGATGGTGGTAAAATGAGCATACAACTAAATAAATTGCATTATAAGGATGAAATAGAAATTGCTGGTCCTTTTGGCTTATTAGAATATAAAGGAAATAATGAATTTTCTTATCTATCTAaagtagtaaaaataaaaaaacatattgtTATGATTGCAGGAGGTACTGGCATGACTCCTTTTTTTCGATTAATAAATCATTTACTTCTAACCAAGGGGACCGAAAAGAAAGAACAATACCCCCCTTACATAACTTTTATCTACGCAAATAGGAACGAGGAGGAAATTCTGCTAAAACCAG TTTTTGATGAATATGATAAAGCCTTtgaaaatttcaaaatagtGTACAGCGTAGACGAATGCTTAGACAGCAAAACAAAAGGGATGTTTGAAAATGTGGGatacataaataatgaattattaaaaaagtatgtattgaaatatgaaaaactAGACCAACATATTAACAAGGATGACACACTGATTCTATTGTGTGGGCCACCGCCGATGACTacttttcttaaaaaaatattgaaggatcaaataaaaatggaaaatattataacattatGA